The genomic DNA GGTGGCGGACTGGCCGAATCAACCCTCCGGCGAATGGCCGAAAGGTTCGGGCCATTCCTACGTCGATGGCGTGGCGCTGGTGGTAGCGGCGCCCATTGTCGATGCGCAGGGCCGGCGGCGCCATTCGGTGGTCACGCGTTATCGCGAAGATATGGACGTTTCGCCGGAACAAATTCCCTGGGGCTTTGCACCGTTGCCGGGTTATTTCAATGACAATCCCAAAACCAATCCCTCCAATGCACCGGCGATCAGCAACGATCCGCGCACCTGGCCGGTTCGCTGGCCGGACAAGCCGCTGGACTGGGCCGGGCTGTGGAATGGTTTCTTTGGCAAAGGCGTGACCAACGCGGATCTGGAATCCTACATGGTTTTCGATGACGATCCCGACGAGGAATTTCTTTTCTACCCCGACCCGGCCGATTCCAGCCGGCGCGGCCTGGGTCTGGAGGTGGCGTCGCGCATGTTTCAATGGAACCAGGTGCTGGCGCAGGATGTCATCTTCGCGATTTACTTCATCACCAACGAAGGCATGACGGATTACGACAGCACCTATTTCGCGTTTCACATCGACTGGGGGATTGGCGGCACCGATGATTCCGCCGATGACGGCGGCAACTACGACGAGGATCTCGATATCGCGTGGGCGTTTGACGGCAACGGCTTCGGCAGCCCCGGCAACTGGTCGCCGGTCGGCGTCGGCGGCTTCGCCTTTCTGGAAAGCCCGGGAATTTTCCGGGACGCGCGCGACAATGATCATGATGGTTTGATCAACGAGCGCCGTGACAGCGGGCCCGGCGTTTTTTTGACGCAATATCCCTACGGAGTCGACGACGTCGCGGCGTTCAAAAAATTTTATCCGGAGCACGAGCTGCGGCCGCACTGGTCCGGCGACGAAAATATCGATTGGGACCCCTTCGAAGATATGAATCAAAACGGGGTGTGGGATCAGGGCGAACCGCTGCGCGACGATGTTGGCAGTGATGGCCTCGGGCCCTTCGACGCCAACTATCCCGGCCCGGACCACGGCGAGGCGGACGGCATCCCAACCGCCGGCGAGCCGGACTTCGATTTCACCGACAAGGACGAGAGCGATCAAATTGGCCTCACCGGCTTCAACGTTTTCGTGCTGCACGAGTACAAGATGGAAAACGACGAAGCGTATTGGAACGGCCTGCGGGCGGCATTGCCGCCGCGCGACAAACTGGTGCAGAACACCAATCTCGGCATGTTCTTCGCCTCCGGCCCGTTTGAATTGAAAGCCGGCGACACGCAATTCTATTCCATGGCGCTGATGTTTGCCGAGGACATCAACGACCTGGCGCGCACCAAAAAAACCGTCCAGCAAATTTACAACGCCGACTATCGTTTTGCCAAACCGCCGGACAAACCACAACTCACCGCCATTGCCGGCGATCGCAAAGTCGTGCTTTACTGGGACGACAAAGCCGAGCGCTCCCATGACCCCTTCCTGCAAGATTTCGATTTCGAGGGCTACAACATTTATCGGGCCACTGATCCGGAATTTCTCGAGGTGCAGACCATCACCGACAGCTACGGCAAAAAACGCTTCCGCGAGCCGATTGCCAAGTTCGATTTGAAAAACGGCATCCGCGGCCTGCATCCCATCGACGTCGAAGGCATCAAATTCAATCTCGGCGATGACACCGGCTTGCAGCATTTTTACATTGACCGTAATGTCAAGAACGGCCAAACTTACTATTACGCGGTGGTGCCGTATGATCGCGGTTTGGTGGACACCACCGCCACCGGCGAAATTTCCGGCATCACGCCCTCGGAAGCCGCCAGCGTCATTAAAGTCAGTGTTGCCGGAGTGGTGCAAAGCACGGACATCAACACCGCGATCGTCACACCGCAGGCCCCCGCCGCCGGTTATGTCGATCCGCAAATCGACGGCGAGATTATTCACAACGGGCCGGGTACCGGCACCATCGAAGTGCAAATGCTGGATCCCGGCCGCATCAAAAACGGCAACCGTTATCGTTTCGTGTTCAGCGATACTTCGGCATTCGCCATTGATAAAGCGCCGAGATATTCGCTGGTCAACGTGACGACCGGCGATACACTCGTCAAGCAGGCCCCCATTCTCGACGGCCGCGCCACCACGCCGGTGGCTGAGGGGTTTGTCAGTTTTCTGTTCAATGACACACAGGTGCAACTCTTGGAGGCGGAAACGGGCTGGCTGGTCGGCTCGAGCAACTACGGCGTGCGCGTTGGCTCCAATCGCAGCTTGATCGGCCGCTTCGTCACTTATCCGGCGGATTTCGAGCTGCGCTTCTTCGACAGCATCGTCGATACGTCCGAATCGTTGCTCTTTGGCCAGCGCCGCATTCCCACCAATTTCAAAATTTGGAATCTCACCGAAGACCGGCAAATGGATTTTATTTTTGGCGACCGGGACAATGACGGCCAGTTCACGCCGGGAGATTCCGTGACCATTGTCACCGGCTCGGCGCTGGGCCAACGCCCGCAAGGCTCCCGTTTTCGGGCGGCATGGACGATTTTCTTCGATAATCCCGGTGCATCTCCAAAACCGCCCCAAGCCGGTGACGTTTATCGCCTCGTCGTCAGCAAGCCGTTCCGCACCGGGGAATCCTTCGAGTTCAAGATTCGCGGTGCGCGCGTTGATCCGCAACGCGCAAAGAATGCGCTGGCCGACATAGCCGTCGTGCCGAATCCCTATGTGGGCGCGGCTTCGTGGGAGCCGCGCAATCCATTTCAATTCGGCCGCGGCGAACGCCGGATTTATTTCATCAATCTGCCGGCCAGATGCACGATCCGGATCTACACCATGCGTGGCTATCTGGTGGATACCATCGAGCACGAGGCACCGGCCGAAAATGGCGCCGAGGCATGGGATTTGATTTCAAAGGATGGGATGAACATTGCGTACGGGGTCTACATTTATCACGTCGACGCGCCGGGGATTGGAACGCAGATTGGAAAGTTTGCGGTGATCAAATAAGCTCTGAGGTCGAAAGTCCGAGTTCCGTTGGCCAGATGGAATAATGAATACTCGCCCTCGCTTTGGAAATCGTTCAAAACGGGTAAGAGCAACTTAAACGGACATTCCCAAAATCATCATTGACCAAAACGAGCAAAGCAATGAAGCAATTCATTGTTTCATCATCCGTATTGGCATTGCTGATGAGTTTCTCTTCAGCCTTCGCCCAAGGCGAAACCGATGTCTCCAAAGTCGGCATCACCGCGGCGCCATTTCTGACCATCGGCGTGGGGGCGCGCGCTGTTGGCATGGGTGGCGCCTTTGTTGCCACCGCGAGTGATGCCAGTGCGTTGTACTGGAATCCCGCCGGATTGGCACGGCTCGAGCACACGGAACTGCTGCTCGTGCATACGCGCTGGCTTGCCGATACCGATTTCGATTTCGCCGGCGTGGTGTTGCCGCTCGGCGAATTCGGCACGCTCGGCGGCAGCCTTACGGCGCTGACCATGGGGGACATGGCGGTGCGCACCATCGAGCGGCCGGAAGGGACGGGCGAGCGGTTTTCCGCCGCCGATCTGGCACTTGCTCTCAGCTACAGCCGGCGCCTCACCGACCGCTTCACCATCGGCTTCACTGCAAAATACATCAATCAGCGCATCTGGCACGAGAGCGCCTCCGGGTTCGCGCTGGATTTGGGCACGCTTTTCGTCACCGGCTTTCGCGGCTTGCGCCTGGGCGCCACCCTGTCCAATTTTGGCAGCGACATGCGCATGAACGGCAAGGATTTGCTGGTCTTTCATGATCTGGATCCCGCCATCAGCGGCAACAATGAGCGCATTCCCTCCCACATTGAAACACAAAGCTGGGCGTTGCCATTGACTTTTCAATTCGGCGTGGCGATGGAACTCCTGAGGAACGAGCAACATCGTCTGACCCTAGCCGGCGATGCGCTGCACCCGAGCGACAACACCGAGAGCGTCAACCTTGGCGGCGAATATGCCTGGCAGGAAAAGTTCTTTCTGCGCGGCGGCTACCGCGACCTCTTCCTGCGCGACGGCGAACAAACCTTCACAATCGGCGGCGGCGCGGCGGTGCGCTTTCTCGGCAATGTGCGCTGGAAATTCGATTACGCCTACGCCGACTTCGGTCGATT from candidate division KSB1 bacterium includes the following:
- a CDS encoding PorV/PorQ family protein; protein product: MKQFIVSSSVLALLMSFSSAFAQGETDVSKVGITAAPFLTIGVGARAVGMGGAFVATASDASALYWNPAGLARLEHTELLLVHTRWLADTDFDFAGVVLPLGEFGTLGGSLTALTMGDMAVRTIERPEGTGERFSAADLALALSYSRRLTDRFTIGFTAKYINQRIWHESASGFALDLGTLFVTGFRGLRLGATLSNFGSDMRMNGKDLLVFHDLDPAISGNNERIPSHIETQSWALPLTFQFGVAMELLRNEQHRLTLAGDALHPSDNTESVNLGGEYAWQEKFFLRGGYRDLFLRDGEQTFTIGGGAAVRFLGNVRWKFDYAYADFGRLENEQRFSVAVEF